In one Brevibacillus composti genomic region, the following are encoded:
- a CDS encoding aromatic ring-hydroxylating oxygenase subunit alpha — protein MSVQEKNLEVNRVKTIPYRLYADPSILAIEQEKIFAKSWQYVGHVSQLQKTGDFFTCEVAGEPLVVVYGKDEQIRAFYNVCPHRATKLEKQAEGNKKILQCGYHGWTFNLDGSLHRAPNFKTAAPFCEGEACLRSVRLEIQASMIFVNLDDHARPLSESYGDFFDSLQDLTFLGELKKVWSKSRVIKTNWKAFMDNYLECDHCPIAHPSFTATLDMSQYKVIACENYSVQGTMVKPEKTLGSIELNKAEFQGGRFYWLWPNMAVTVYPGSGNMTVIRMVPIDHETTLGIYDVFFRDENLTKEDQDLLQFMEQVREEDIELVELAQIGFKSKAFAYGYLSPTENGVLQFHQMVREALGIEE, from the coding sequence ATGTCTGTGCAAGAAAAAAATCTTGAAGTAAATCGTGTAAAGACGATTCCCTATCGTTTGTATGCCGATCCGAGCATCCTGGCCATAGAGCAGGAAAAGATTTTTGCAAAAAGCTGGCAATACGTAGGTCACGTCAGCCAATTGCAAAAAACAGGGGATTTCTTCACCTGTGAAGTTGCCGGAGAACCTCTGGTGGTGGTCTATGGCAAGGATGAACAAATCCGCGCGTTCTACAATGTGTGCCCCCACCGTGCCACCAAGCTGGAAAAACAAGCGGAAGGAAACAAGAAGATACTGCAATGCGGCTATCACGGCTGGACCTTCAATTTGGACGGTTCCTTGCATCGAGCGCCCAACTTTAAAACGGCCGCTCCTTTCTGTGAGGGAGAAGCCTGCCTTCGCTCCGTCCGCCTGGAAATTCAGGCTTCCATGATCTTTGTGAACCTGGATGATCACGCTCGTCCTCTGTCCGAGAGTTATGGAGATTTCTTCGATTCGCTTCAGGATTTAACTTTTCTCGGTGAATTGAAAAAGGTATGGAGCAAAAGCCGGGTGATCAAAACCAACTGGAAGGCCTTCATGGACAATTACCTGGAATGCGATCATTGTCCGATTGCCCATCCCTCCTTCACCGCCACGCTCGACATGAGCCAGTACAAAGTGATTGCCTGTGAGAATTACTCCGTCCAAGGCACGATGGTCAAACCGGAAAAAACACTGGGCAGCATTGAGTTGAATAAAGCGGAATTCCAGGGCGGCCGCTTTTACTGGCTGTGGCCAAACATGGCGGTGACGGTCTATCCCGGTTCCGGAAATATGACGGTCATCAGGATGGTTCCGATCGATCACGAAACCACGCTGGGCATCTATGATGTTTTCTTCCGCGATGAAAACCTGACGAAAGAGGATCAGGATCTGCTTCAGTTTATGGAGCAGGTGCGCGAAGAGGATATTGAACTGGTGGAGCTGGCGCAAATCGGGTTTAAATCGAAAGCCTTTGCTTACGGGTACTTGTCGCCAACCGAAAATGGCGTCCTGCAGTTCCATCAAATGGTTCGCGAAGCACTGGGAATCGAAGAGTAA
- a CDS encoding NAD-dependent succinate-semialdehyde dehydrogenase produces MSNIHTMPHKLNYINGQWTGSELAYMEVVNPFNGETIATVPKAGRREAEMAIDAAHQAFSSWSRLSAQERAGYLQRVANIMLENKEELARIMTLEMGKPLRESRGEVQYAASFLEWYAEEAKRIYGRTVPGRDASQRILVLKQPVGVVAAITPWNFPAAMVTRKLGPALAAGCTIIVKPAEQTPLTAIRLMEYCEQAGIPHGVVNLVTGDPAEIGDAFMSNPLVRKITFTGSTAVGKHLIRKSADQVKKVSMELGGHAPMIVFEDADVEKAVQGAISSKFRNAGQTCICMNRIYVHEKVYDRFVQAFAEAVSQLKVGDGLDEHTHVGPIIDRDGYEKIDRHVQDALEKGAKAVIGGRGHIVNERACFYQPTVLTNVNSDMLIMYEETFGPVAPIQTFQRDEEAIALANASPYGLAAYFYTESMKRGTKVMEALEYGIIGWNDALPSTAQAPFGGMKESGIGREGGSEGIEPYLETKYVSVGI; encoded by the coding sequence ATGTCAAATATCCATACGATGCCCCACAAGTTAAATTACATCAACGGACAATGGACCGGCAGTGAGCTGGCGTATATGGAGGTCGTAAATCCATTCAATGGGGAGACGATCGCCACGGTTCCCAAAGCGGGCAGGCGCGAAGCGGAAATGGCGATAGACGCAGCCCATCAGGCTTTCTCCAGTTGGTCCCGCTTGTCTGCCCAGGAGCGAGCCGGCTATCTCCAAAGAGTCGCCAACATCATGTTGGAAAACAAAGAAGAATTGGCGCGAATCATGACCTTGGAAATGGGGAAGCCGCTTCGCGAGTCGAGAGGGGAAGTGCAGTATGCGGCCTCTTTTCTGGAATGGTACGCGGAAGAAGCGAAACGCATTTACGGCCGAACGGTTCCGGGCAGAGATGCTTCCCAGCGAATCCTCGTTCTGAAACAACCGGTCGGTGTCGTGGCTGCCATCACACCGTGGAACTTTCCGGCGGCCATGGTCACCAGAAAACTGGGTCCCGCTCTGGCGGCCGGATGCACGATTATTGTGAAACCAGCGGAACAGACGCCGCTTACCGCGATTCGCTTGATGGAGTATTGTGAGCAAGCCGGCATTCCCCACGGAGTGGTCAATCTGGTTACCGGCGATCCGGCCGAAATTGGCGATGCCTTTATGAGCAATCCCCTGGTCCGCAAAATTACCTTTACAGGATCTACTGCCGTAGGGAAGCACTTGATCCGAAAAAGCGCCGATCAGGTGAAGAAAGTATCGATGGAACTTGGCGGCCATGCGCCCATGATCGTATTTGAAGACGCCGATGTGGAGAAGGCGGTGCAGGGAGCGATCTCATCGAAATTTCGCAATGCGGGGCAAACATGCATTTGCATGAACCGGATCTATGTCCATGAGAAGGTATACGACCGCTTCGTCCAGGCATTTGCGGAAGCCGTCAGTCAATTGAAGGTCGGCGATGGGCTGGACGAACATACGCATGTCGGACCGATTATTGACCGGGATGGCTATGAGAAAATCGATCGCCATGTGCAGGATGCGCTGGAGAAAGGGGCGAAAGCAGTTATTGGCGGGAGGGGCCACATCGTCAATGAACGCGCTTGCTTTTACCAACCGACCGTTTTAACCAACGTAAACTCTGATATGCTAATAATGTACGAAGAGACATTTGGTCCCGTCGCGCCGATTCAAACCTTTCAGCGGGACGAAGAGGCGATTGCGCTCGCGAATGCTTCTCCGTATGGTCTTGCCGCTTATTTTTACACCGAAAGCATGAAGCGCGGGACCAAGGTCATGGAGGCATTGGAGTATGGCATCATCGGTTGGAACGATGCATTGCCTTCGACCGCCCAGGCCCCATTCGGAGGGATGAAAGAAAGCGGAATCGGACGGGAAGGGGGGAGTGAAGGAATCGAACCATACTTGGAGACCAAATATGTCTCAGTCGGAATCTGA
- a CDS encoding ABC transporter permease, whose product MNEFLAFVVERYPDIVRIIWEHVYISLIAVVAGFIVSVPLGILLTRAEKLSQYVIGVVNVVQTIPSMALLGFMIPLIGIGTFPAIVALFLYAILPILQNTYTGIREVNPAMKEAARGMGMTDLQILRKVEIPLAISVIMGGFRTATIYTIGWATLASLIGGGGLGYFVFTGLTISNDGMLLTGALAAALLAAAADIGTRKVQNICTPKGLRK is encoded by the coding sequence ATGAATGAGTTTCTTGCGTTTGTGGTCGAGCGGTATCCCGATATTGTGCGGATCATCTGGGAGCATGTGTATATTTCCTTGATTGCAGTGGTGGCGGGCTTTATCGTTTCCGTGCCGCTTGGCATTCTTTTGACAAGGGCGGAAAAACTGAGCCAGTACGTAATCGGCGTGGTGAATGTCGTACAGACCATTCCCAGTATGGCACTGCTCGGGTTCATGATTCCGCTGATTGGAATTGGAACGTTTCCAGCCATTGTCGCGCTCTTTTTGTACGCGATCCTGCCGATTCTGCAAAACACCTACACCGGGATCAGAGAAGTAAATCCCGCCATGAAGGAAGCGGCGAGAGGGATGGGCATGACGGACCTGCAAATTTTGCGAAAAGTGGAAATCCCGCTGGCCATTTCCGTGATTATGGGGGGATTCCGCACGGCAACGATCTATACGATCGGATGGGCCACGCTCGCCTCGCTGATTGGCGGAGGCGGTTTAGGGTATTTCGTGTTCACCGGCCTCACCATTTCCAATGATGGCATGCTCCTGACAGGCGCGCTTGCAGCAGCTTTATTGGCTGCCGCAGCGGATATTGGCACTCGTAAGGTTCAGAATATTTGCACTCCAAAAGGGCTGCGAAAATAG